The DNA segment CGAGCGGCAGGACCAGGCCAACAACCGGCACCTGGTCCATCTCCTCGCCGACGTGCCGGACGAGCGGCGGACGGCGCGCTACGTCTGCGCCGTCGCCGTCGCCTGGCCGGGCGGGGACGAGGTGGTGAGGACGGGTACGTGCGAGGGTGTGGTCCTGCGGGAGCCGCGTGCGAGTGAAGGCTTCGGATACGATCCGCTCTTCTATATCGACGACGAGGGGCGGACGTTCGGCGAGATCCCGGCAGGGCGGAAGCACGAGATCAGCCATCGCGGCCGGGCGCTACGGGCGATTGCGGAGGCGCTGGCGGGGGTTGACGAAAGTGAAGGCGGGGCATAGGTTTTTTGTTCCCGACGGGGTGTGGCGCAGTCCGGTAGCGCGCCTGCTTTGGGAGCAGGAGGTCCTCGGTTCGAATCC comes from the Longimicrobium sp. genome and includes:
- the rdgB gene encoding RdgB/HAM1 family non-canonical purine NTP pyrophosphatase, giving the protein MKLLVATRNAGKVKEIHEILAAVPGVEVVGLAELNIPESPEEDDVEAFDTFEENALAKARYFAAKTGLAALADDSGICVDALGGAPGVRSRRFAPVDDARGERQDQANNRHLVHLLADVPDERRTARYVCAVAVAWPGGDEVVRTGTCEGVVLREPRASEGFGYDPLFYIDDEGRTFGEIPAGRKHEISHRGRALRAIAEALAGVDESEGGA